A genome region from Engraulis encrasicolus isolate BLACKSEA-1 chromosome 6, IST_EnEncr_1.0, whole genome shotgun sequence includes the following:
- the clcc1 gene encoding chloride channel CLIC-like protein 1, translating into MSALGQFTPERCLLIFSLFSVLLLARGQDDDWVDPFDMLNYDATSKTMRKPETANYNNVPTKRREYIQDAPQCPQCPTLQCPDVSECTKQVEKLQKELDEHKFKVTTTPQPTPSPQPLTCNPLFKRFIAKLLKEISKLGDLSSVSPGDEYYDAKVQLTARGVAELQKVVNGESWTTGSLDDALSKILVDFKRHDYEAWKWRFEDAFGVELDTVMKTLGCVVLIVVIISSELWSTVSWFVQFRRMFALCFFISIVWNWFYLYKIAFAEHQAKIVKMEKVSDKCTGVKKIDWVDSLHEWYRSTWTLQDDPCQKYYELLMVNPLLLVPPTKAISLTLTTFITEPLKHLGQGISEFLRALLKDLPITLQIPVLLTIVLSIVLCTYGSAQTAITHMLTRPLRRGRRDPPPPGIEGRPRPRPAPLAERAHSDTEEEEMGEGEEDGPRYLGAGDAPVRRRSADQGRRAGGGGGGERGGGRGGATVAAGAGGDVRERRGAVRQRTAARPMEERRRVVVETLRNADHRYSGDETDRPRTQEGEGEEDARSDQASGGGEEQGSAGEQEGLDVTPSSPTTVVKKEKEKKEKEEKKLPVNKDSPSRDSVHAEAEGASGGNGTMGAPHQLGQQRVKATPSPSPAAQTPQSPKTPERQGASASQHTPTASVQELKAQGPSSKQEAPITSGFVENIGMPVQESGQ; encoded by the exons ATGTCCGCTCTCGGACAGTTTACACCAGAGAGATGTTTACTTATTTTCAGTCTGTTCAGTGTCTTGCTTCTTGCGCGAGGCCAAGATGATGATTGGGTCGATCCATTTGACATGCTAAACTACGACGCCACATCAAAAACTATGAGAAAACCTGAG ACTGCCAACTACAACAATGTACCTACCAAACGGAGAGAGTACATCCAGGACGCGCCACAGTGCCCACAGTGCCCTACACTACAATGTCCAGATGTGTCAGAGTGCACCAAACAAGTCGAGAAGCTACAGAAGGAA CTAGATGAGCATAAATTTAAGGTGACAACTACGCCTCAGCCTACACCTTCGCCTCAGCCCCTCACCTGCAACCCTCTCTTCAAACGGTTTATCGCCAAACTCCTGAAGGAAATCTCGAAACTGGGCGACTTG TCAAGTGTAAGTCCAGGTGACGAGTACTACGATGCCAAAGTGCAGCTGACTGCGAGGGGTGTTGCAGAACTCCAGAAGGTGGTGAATGGCGAGAGCTGGACCACAGGCTCCCTGGACGATGCCCTCAGCAAGATCCTGGTGGACTTCAAACGGCACGACTATGAGGCCTGGAAGTGGCGCTTTGAAGACGCCTTTGGAGTTGAGCTGGACACCGTCATGAAG ACCTTGGGGTGTGTGGTGCTGATTGTGGTGATCATCAGTAGTGAGCTGTGGTCCACGGTCTCTTGGTTCGTCCAGTTCAGGAGGATGTTCGCCCTCTGCTTCTTCATCAGCATCGTCTGGAACTGGTTTTACCTGTATAAG ATCGCCTTTGCTGAGCATCAGGCCAAGATTGTGAAGATGGAGAAAGTAAGCGACAAATGTACTGGTGTGAAGAAGATTGACTGGGTGGACAGTTTACATG AGTGGTACAGGAGCACATGGACTCTACAGGATGACCCCTGCCAAAAGTACTATGAACTCCTAATGGTCAACCCTCTTCTCCTGGTGCCTCCTACTAAG gccatctctctcaccctcaccaCCTTCATCACGGAGCCTCTGAAGCACCTGGGCCAGGGCATTAGTGAGTTCCTCAGGGCCCTGCTGAAGGACCTGCCCATCACCCTGCAGATCCCCGTGCTGCTCACCATCGTACTCTCCATCGTG ctgtGCACGTACGGCAGTGCCCAGACAGCCATCACGCACATGCTGACGCGGCCGCTAAGGAGAGGACGTCGCGACCCCCCTCCTCCCGGCATCGAGGGCCGCCCGCGACCACGCCCAGCCCCGCTGGCCGAGAGAGCACACTCTGACaccgaggaggaggagatgggggagggggaggaagacggGCCGCGATACCTAGGAGCAGGGGACGCCCCTGTCCGACGGAGAAGCGCTGATCaggggaggagggctggaggtggaggtggaggagaaagaggaggtggaagaggaggagcaacagtagcagcaggagcaggaggagatgtgagagaaagacggggagcgGTACGCCAGAGGACTGCAGCCAGGCCTATGGAAGAACGCCGTCGAGTCGTCGTGGAGACCCTGCGGAACGCCGATCACCGTTACAGCGGGGATGAGACGGACAGGCCGAGGAcacaggagggggagggagaggaggatgctaGATCTGACCAGGCctctggaggaggggaggagcagggaAGTGCAGGGGAGCAAGAAGGTCTTGATGTTACTCCTTCCTCTCCTACTACTGTggtaaagaaggagaaagagaagaaggagaaggaggagaagaagctgCCAGTCAATAAAGACTCCCCCAGTAGAGACTCTGTCCATGCTGAGGCTGAGGGGGCATCTGGGGGAAACGGGACTATGGGAGCTCCACACCAGCTGGGGCAGCAGAGAGTCAAagcaacaccatcaccatcaccagccGCACAGACACCTCAGAGTCCGAAGAcaccagagagacagggggcctCAGCATCACAACACACACCTACAGCGTCTGTACAAGAGCTCAAA GCACAGGGGCCTTCCTCGAAACAGGAAGCACCAATAACAAGTGGATTTGTTGAGAACATCGGGATGCCAGTTCAGGAGTCGGGACAGTGA